The stretch of DNA ATCATAATAACCGCCTCCATAACCTATTCTATTTCCATTACTATCAAATACAGAGCCAGGCATTATTATTAAATCTAATTTATTTTTATCTATATTTTTATCAAAAGATATAGGCTCCAATATTCCATATTTATCCTTGGTTAAGTTTTCTAAAGAAGTTATATTAATAGCTTTCATTTCTCTAGACTCCTTAATAGTCTTTGGTACAAATATTTTTTTTCCATTTTTTAATGATTTATTTATTAACTCTTTTGTATCTACTTCACTACCATAACTTATATAAGTAAATATATTAGTACTGTTTTTATATAATTCTGTATTTAATAGTTTACTTAGTATATTATTATCCTTTTCAATCTTTTCTTTAGCATTTAAGTTATCTCTAATCAAAAGTACTTTATCTCTCAACTCTTTTTTACTCATTTTTCTCATTCCCTCTTATATATTTAATGATATTATATACTCTTATTATTGCTATATCTATATAAATTCACTTATATATAGTTGATAAAAATTAAATAATAATTTATTTTTAAATAAATCATTGACTTACTGAACTATTAAGCATATACTTAAACCCAAGACAGTAATTAAATTTAAATATCGCGGGGTGGAGCAGTTGGCAGCTCGTTGGGCTCATAACCCAAAGGTCGTAGGTTCAAGTCCTGCCCCCGCAACCAAATTTCCCATAATGCCGCGGGATGGAGCAGTTGGCAGCTCGTTGGGCTCATAACCCAAAGGTCGTAGGTTCAAGTCCTGCTCCCGCAACCAAAAAAAAACTATACAAATTGTATAGTTTTTTTTGGTTATTATTAATATCCTACTTCGTCTGCAATAACTATTACTGTAAATCTTCCTGGGAATTTTGCTCCATTATTTACTACTGATAAATAATTGCACACTCTTCCCTTTACAAAACAATCTTCACAATTTCCACTTTCAGCACAAGGAGTCTTATGGTTTATTCTTTTTGCATTCATAATAGCTACTCTCTTTATTCTATCCAATGCTTCATCCATATCTTTAACCATTTTATTGGCACCTATTACTACAATAACTTTCTTTGGTCCAAATATCATACCTGCAGCTCTGTTTCCTGAACAATCCATATTTACAAGTTCTCCTGCTTCTGTAACCGCATTTGTACTTGTAATTAAATAATCAGCTACCATTGACTGTCTCATTATTTCTACTATTTCTGAAAATGGTAAATCTTGATACCTATCATAAAAATTATAATTCCCATTTCTTATAGTATTAACCAAATCCATTTCATTTAAAGTTACTGACCCACCTAATGCTATACTTGAACCTTCTTCAACTAATTCTAAAACCTTTTCTTTAGCTTCATTTATGTTATCAACATATACAGCATTATATTTTCTTTCATTTAATATCTCTACAAGTTTTTTAGCATCACATTCAAGCTTCCATTTTTTAACCTTGTCCATAAAAATACCTCTTTTCTTTTACTCAATTATTACTATATATAATCTTAGCACATTTTTATCAATTTAGTAAACCGGTTTTTAAAATTTGATAATTATTCAATTATATTATGGTATAATTTAAATAATTTTGTCTAATGATAATATATATAATTACAATAGGTGAGTTTATGAAAAAATTTTATAAATTTTTAAGTTTAGCATTACTAGTTACTATATTAATTCCATCAAATAATCCCAAAGCTTATATAGATAGCAATTCTATTGAACCTAAATATATTATTTATATTGATGTTAATTCATTTACTCTATCATTGATAAATAATAAAACAAAATTAACAGAAAAAATATATCCTGTTGCAATAGGTAAACCTAATACGCCTTCACCAATAGGTACATGGCAAATAACTAGTAAAGCTCTAATGAAAGATGCATTTGGTGGATATTGGTTAGGATTAAATGTTCCTTGGGATACCTTTGGAATTCATGGAACTAATAGACCCGACTCAATTGGAACTATGGCTTCTGGTGGATGTATTAGAATGTATAATCATAATGTAAAAGAATTGTTTAACTTAGTTGATTACGGTACTTCAGTTGTTATTAGCGGTGGACCTAATTGGAGATTTTCTAATTATAATAGAATTATAAAACCTAATAACAGAGGTACTGATGTGTACCTAGTACAAATGAAACTTAAAGCTCTAGGTTATTTTCCTTATCCTATTACAGGAATTTATGAAAGCACTTTAGAAAAAGCTGTTCTTTCATATAAAGAAGAACATGGTTTCCCAGTAACAAACGAAATAGATTCTAAATTTTTAGATTCTATAGGCTTATGGAAATTTGAATAATAAAAGAGTGCTTTAACGCACTCTTTTATTATTAAGAATTTTCAAATCTTTTCGTTATAAATTTTGCTACTCCATCGTCATTATTGCTACCTATCACTCCTGTTGCCAGCTCTTTTAGTGTTTCTGTAGCATTTTCAGTTGCATAACATTCATCAGAAATTTTAAACATAGGAATATCATTAACATTATCACCAAAAGTTATTAATTTATTTTGATTTACATATCGTGATAAATATTTTATAGCATTTGCTTTAGAAGCTATTGAACTATAAGCATCTAAATAATATCCGTCTCCATAAAGATCTTTATAATAATCTACAGTTATTCCATCAACTTCTTTAATTTTTTCATATATAGGCTTAACTATTTCTAATTTATCAAATATTATAAAGTTAATAATATCTGCTCCATTAATAGTTTTATAATAATCCTCAACTTTAACGAAAGTTTTTAAGGATTTATGGCACCTTTCTTCATAAAAGTTTTTTTCCATTGTACATGTAAAATCTTTATGATATACCCATAAATAATTATCTTTTATTGCATAAACAAAGCAATTTTTCTTATGTTCTTTAAAAATATCTAATACTTCTATAACTGCTGATTCTTTAATTTTTTTAATATCTATATATTTATTTTTATTTATATCATATATTAATACTCCATTCATCATTGCAACTGGTAGTTTAATATTTATTCCTTTTAAAATATCTACTGCAGTTGCTGGTGTTCTTGCTGTAGCTACAGTAAATTGAATCCCTTCATCTATTAATTTATTTAATTGATTTTTAGAAAAATCACTCACTTCTTTATCACTATTTAAAAGTGTACCATCTAAATCTGAAACATATAATTCCATACCTCTTCCTCTTCTCCTATAGTTTTAGTTTATTATATATTTAAATGCTTTTTATTGCTACTATTATTTAATTAAAGATATATTTATCATTAATTGTACTATTTTTTCGAAGTATATCCTTATATAATATAAATAAATTAACAAAATAAAATCTTTATAAAGGAGGATTTCAAATGACTTCTGCTAAATATTATATAGAAAAATTAGGATTAACTCCTCATGTTGAAGGAGGATATTTTAAAGAATCATTTTTATCTAACCAAACTATAAATAAAACTGAAAAGGAAACAAGAAACCTATGGAGTAGCATATATTTTCTTTTAGAAACTGGTGAAGTATCCAATTTCCACAGATTAACTTCAGATGAAATGTGGTACTATCATGCTGGTTCTGCACTAACTATATATATGATTTCACCTGAAGGAGAATTAATAACTAAAGAGCTTGGATTAAATATAGATAAAGGAGAAACTCCTCAAGTTTTAGTTCCTAAAAATTATATTTTTGGTTCTGCTATGAATAGTGAAGGTTTTTCATTAGTTGGCTGTATGGTGTCTCCTGGATTTGAATTTAGCGATTTTGAATTATTTAAGAGACAAGATTTAATTGAAAAATATCCAGAACATAAAGATATAATACTTAAGCTTACCAGATATTAATATTAAACTAAAAAAACTGCTAACAAAAAGTTAGCAGTTCATATTATCATATTTGTATATTCTTTAAAAATTCACTAATTTGTGGTATTTTTTCTTCAACTTTAGCTAAATCATCTTTTGCTTCTGCATATATTGCTTGATAAAATTCTCCAGAATTACTGTTATATAATTGGTGATGACAACAAGGATGATAAGGTTGTACATTATTTGTTTTCCATACTTCACAGCCTTGATAAGGATTAGCTGTTCCAATATATAAATCGTTACATTTATCTACATATAAGATTCTTCCACCATAATTATACCTATTGCAAAGTCCCTTTCTTATTGCTAAATCAAAATTAATTCCATCAGAAGACACATACAAATTAAATCCAAATGGATAATTCTTTTCATTTAGAAGTCTTACTACTAATTTGAATATCTTTATCAATGCTCTAACAGTATCTTCACCTATACGTGCTTCTAATAATGTCCTATTAGCTAAAATTAATTCTAATATAAGCTCAACATTAGTGGCACTATCAAAAGTACTTACTAATAAATTTCCCTTGTACTCTTTTATTTGCCAAGCATATACATTAAATGGGTTATTAAATCCTGATCCTAAACCTGATAGACTTTTTCCTCTATGGCCAATAGGATTTGTTTCAATCAATGCTGGTCCACCTACAACTAATCTCCAATTATCTCTTTTATCTATTCTTATAATGTCACATCCTAAAGGTATAACCCATGATAATGGTAATAGTTTTGATGCACTTACATATAAATATTCATCAAATACACCTATACTTAATGTGAAAGTATTAGCTCCATCTCCAAATCCTTTATCTACTATACAAACCCATTCATCTGCTTTTGGATCTCTGTTTTTTGATCTCCAAACCTGAACTCCATCTTCACTTGACGTAGCAACATAAATTCTATCATTAAAAACTTCCATATTAGTTATTGCACCTTTTGGATTATTAGCACCACTACCTATAACTGATTTCCAAGAATAAAATTCTGGCTCTCTACTAGCATATAATAATGGAGTTTCACCTGAATTAAATTCATCTATTGTTGCCACATAAACCTTTCCTCTATGAATAACCATAGCTCTTGATGAAGTTCCTAATAAATTTGTAGTATTTACATATTCCCAATCTACACCATTAGTAGTTTTTAATATTTTTATTTCACTTCCAAAAGCTGCTGCATATAAACAAGGGTTTCCACCAAAAGGTCTATTAGCTATCATAAATCTAAAGCCTTCAATTCCTGAATTAGCCTCAGCTTTAAATACTCTTTTCCATGGTAAAGAACCATCTTTTTTATATCTCCATATCTCTCCTAAATTATCTTCTGCAATTGGTTTTATTGATATAGGAAAGTTAATTGCTGTAGGATCTACTCCAACTCTTGTAGCCATTGCTTTAATTATGGATACTAACACATTTCTTCCAGTTCCTACATAAATATATTCACCTAGTTCCCCCATAGACCAAGCATAATTATTTTGTCTTGCATTAAGAAGATCTTTAAAGTCAAACCCATTTGTAGGTGTTAATTTTTTATAATCTCCCATAAAATCTACTCCTTTTTCTTTCGTTAAATTAAAATATATCTATATTACTTAATATATGTTTAGTAAGTAATATAGGTTAATAAAAAAACTAGATAATGTTTAATTATCTAGTTTTTTTACTTATATTTCTTTATTATTATTATACTTTTTTACTGCTTTTTCCTTATTAATAAGTTTTTTATTAAATTACTCTTCTCTTGTTCTTGCTTAATATTAATTATACCTTTCATCATAATAGCCAACCCCCAATGTTTTTATAATTATACTATTTTACTTTAGATTATTCTAAGCCTAATTTCATCTAAAATTTGGCTATTTTACTTAATATTACTCAACAAGATAAATAAAATTACTATTTTATATTTAATCTTAAAATCTCATTATTTATCTTATACATCTATGTTAAACTTAGTGTATAAAATAAGGAGGAAATTATATGGAATCTTATTTAGAAAAACTAACTCAAATTCTACGTGAAAGCAACAATATAGTGTTTTTTGGAGGAGCAGGTGTTTCGACAGCTTCTGGTATACCAGACTTTAGAAGCTCTAATGGATTGTTTAATGAGAAACTAAATTTAACCTTCACTCCCGAACAATTAGTTTCTCATTCCTTTTATATACGATATCCAAAAGAATTTTTTAATTTCTATAAGGCTAAACTTATCTATCCTAATGCTAAACCTAATGGAGCTCATATTGCCTTAGCTAAATTAGAAGAAATGGGAAAACTAAAAGCTGTTATAACTCAAAATATAGATGGATTGCATCAAGCTGCTGGTAGTAAAAAAGTTTTTGAATTACATGGATCTGTCCATAGAAATTATTGCGTTAAATGTAACTCATCTTATGATGTAGACTTTATTTTAGAATCAAAAGATGTACCTACTTGTACCAAATGTGGTGGAACCATTAAACCTGATGTGGTTCTTTATGAAGAGGGCTTAGATGATGATACTATTAGAATGTCAATTGATGCTATATCTAAAGCTGATACATTAATTATCGGTGGTACTTCTCTTGTTGTATATCCTGCTGCTGGACTTATTGATTACTTTAGAGGCAAGAATCTTGTTCTTATAAATAAAAGTACAACATCTGCTGATAATAAAGCTAACTTAGTAATTAATGATTCTATAGATAAAGTGCTATCTTCTGCTTTAAAACATCTTAATATATAAAGTAATATAATAAAAGAGTAGGATTTTTCTCCTACTCTTTATATCATATATTTTAAAATTATCTACTATTAGTCTTTTAAAATTGATACTAATCTTAATAAATCTAATAATAAATTCAAGAAACTTATAAATATTGAATATGCAAGGCTTACCACTTCTATTTCGGATAAAACTCCATATCTACATCTAACTTGAACAGATTTCATTATTATTATTGAGTATATTGAATATATACCTATTCCAATAGCTGAAAGTATAATATCAAATGTTCCAAATGAAAAGAAGAATATATTTATAAATTCTAATATTAATAGAACTGTTATTCCTCCAAAAACTATAGGCCCTAATTTAAATAAATTTTCTTCTGTAGACCCTGCTGCTATTATATATGCCATACCAAAAATAAGTATTACACCTAAAACAACAGACATAAATGTAGCTGACCCTAAGGTATTGAAATAATATATATATGTTGATCCGGTTAATATACCTAGAATAAAGGCATACACATACATACTCTTTTTACTTCTAATAAATCCACCCTTCTTTGAAAATAGAGAAAATAATACCACTATAAAAAATGCTATGTTCATAAAATTTCTTATAGATGCTGGTATAAATCTAACTCCTATAAATGATCCTATGCCTAGAAATATCAATGCCATGAAAAATGTACTTAATACAGCTAGGTAATTTTTCTTTGTTATACTTTGATAACTCATAATACGCCTCCTAATAATTTAAATCCTTTATTTATTAGTATACTGTCCATTTTTTCAAATTTATTTAACAATTAGGAAACTTTCTATTAAGTTTTTATATTAAACAATATCATATATATCTGAAAACTCTATAGATATTCTCTCTGCAATTGGCTTAGATACGTTAGAAATCATATCTTTTTCTTCATACTTAGGTGTATCAATAGTTACATTAGGTAGCTTTATTACAAATTCGCTTCCTTTTTCATTATTATCTTCTAAATATACTTTTCCATCATGAAGCTCTACTAAAGATTTAACAAGCGCTAACCCTATTCCACTTCCTTCTGTTCCTCTATTTAAAGATTTATCATTTTGTACAAATCTTTCAAAAATAAATCCCCTTATTTCATACGGAATACCAACTCCATCATCTTTAATGCTTATTTTTACCCATTCTTCATCTGCTGAAATATATACCAATATATTCCCATTATTTTCAGTAAATTTAACAGCATTAGATATTACATTTAATACTACTCTTTCTATCTTATCTGGATCACATTTTATATCTAATTCTTCAAATTCAGTATCAAACATTATATTTATCTTTTTAGATTCTACATAAGGAACTACTGATAGTGTAATGTCTTCTACCAAGTTTACTATATTATAATTATTAAAATTCATTTTCATAAACCCTGAATCTATTTTAGTCATATCTATTAAATTATTTACAAGTCGTAACATTCTAAAACAATTTTGTCTCATTGTAGTTTCATATTTCTCATAATAATTACCTAAAGCTTTATTCCCATTAGATTTT from Clostridium chauvoei encodes:
- a CDS encoding 5-formyltetrahydrofolate cyclo-ligase, which codes for MSKKELRDKVLLIRDNLNAKEKIEKDNNILSKLLNTELYKNSTNIFTYISYGSEVDTKELINKSLKNGKKIFVPKTIKESREMKAINITSLENLTKDKYGILEPISFDKNIDKNKLDLIIMPGSVFDSNGNRIGYGGGYYDRYLLDIYKENNKVALAYDFQVKDNLLVDEHDIKVDYIITEKRLIKVK
- a CDS encoding Bax inhibitor-1 family protein; amino-acid sequence: MSYQSITKKNYLAVLSTFFMALIFLGIGSFIGVRFIPASIRNFMNIAFFIVVLFSLFSKKGGFIRSKKSMYVYAFILGILTGSTYIYYFNTLGSATFMSVVLGVILIFGMAYIIAAGSTEENLFKLGPIVFGGITVLLILEFINIFFFSFGTFDIILSAIGIGIYSIYSIIIMKSVQVRCRYGVLSEIEVVSLAYSIFISFLNLLLDLLRLVSILKD
- a CDS encoding Cof-type HAD-IIB family hydrolase, which produces MELYVSDLDGTLLNSDKEVSDFSKNQLNKLIDEGIQFTVATARTPATAVDILKGINIKLPVAMMNGVLIYDINKNKYIDIKKIKESAVIEVLDIFKEHKKNCFVYAIKDNYLWVYHKDFTCTMEKNFYEERCHKSLKTFVKVEDYYKTINGADIINFIIFDKLEIVKPIYEKIKEVDGITVDYYKDLYGDGYYLDAYSSIASKANAIKYLSRYVNQNKLITFGDNVNDIPMFKISDECYATENATETLKELATGVIGSNNDDGVAKFITKRFENS
- a CDS encoding cupin domain-containing protein, whose protein sequence is MTSAKYYIEKLGLTPHVEGGYFKESFLSNQTINKTEKETRNLWSSIYFLLETGEVSNFHRLTSDEMWYYHAGSALTIYMISPEGELITKELGLNIDKGETPQVLVPKNYIFGSAMNSEGFSLVGCMVSPGFEFSDFELFKRQDLIEKYPEHKDIILKLTRY
- a CDS encoding lactate utilization protein, encoding MDKVKKWKLECDAKKLVEILNERKYNAVYVDNINEAKEKVLELVEEGSSIALGGSVTLNEMDLVNTIRNGNYNFYDRYQDLPFSEIVEIMRQSMVADYLITSTNAVTEAGELVNMDCSGNRAAGMIFGPKKVIVVIGANKMVKDMDEALDRIKRVAIMNAKRINHKTPCAESGNCEDCFVKGRVCNYLSVVNNGAKFPGRFTVIVIADEVGY
- a CDS encoding L,D-transpeptidase family protein: MKKFYKFLSLALLVTILIPSNNPKAYIDSNSIEPKYIIYIDVNSFTLSLINNKTKLTEKIYPVAIGKPNTPSPIGTWQITSKALMKDAFGGYWLGLNVPWDTFGIHGTNRPDSIGTMASGGCIRMYNHNVKELFNLVDYGTSVVISGGPNWRFSNYNRIIKPNNRGTDVYLVQMKLKALGYFPYPITGIYESTLEKAVLSYKEEHGFPVTNEIDSKFLDSIGLWKFE
- a CDS encoding NAD-dependent protein deacylase, translated to MESYLEKLTQILRESNNIVFFGGAGVSTASGIPDFRSSNGLFNEKLNLTFTPEQLVSHSFYIRYPKEFFNFYKAKLIYPNAKPNGAHIALAKLEEMGKLKAVITQNIDGLHQAAGSKKVFELHGSVHRNYCVKCNSSYDVDFILESKDVPTCTKCGGTIKPDVVLYEEGLDDDTIRMSIDAISKADTLIIGGTSLVVYPAAGLIDYFRGKNLVLINKSTTSADNKANLVINDSIDKVLSSALKHLNI
- a CDS encoding HAMP domain-containing sensor histidine kinase; amino-acid sequence: MRNEFFANLSHEVRTPINIIYSCLQLLNKQKSNGNKALGNYYEKYETTMRQNCFRMLRLVNNLIDMTKIDSGFMKMNFNNYNIVNLVEDITLSVVPYVESKKINIMFDTEFEELDIKCDPDKIERVVLNVISNAVKFTENNGNILVYISADEEWVKISIKDDGVGIPYEIRGFIFERFVQNDKSLNRGTEGSGIGLALVKSLVELHDGKVYLEDNNEKGSEFVIKLPNVTIDTPKYEEKDMISNVSKPIAERISIEFSDIYDIV